In the Diachasmimorpha longicaudata isolate KC_UGA_2023 chromosome 1, iyDiaLong2, whole genome shotgun sequence genome, one interval contains:
- the LOC135160399 gene encoding GTP-binding protein RAD-like isoform X1 gives MNRDTAKSRKTRSASICAPGFSSMEQMLSTGSTSDMKGKDEKKEREGDSGTGTPDSGSTPTRRRRPATRSQSARVSGGSKSIRRKATAQAANHHYQQQQHHHHHHQQSQHQHGGGMKSPHCSSEPRLTDNDVSPGLRRRGSRRGQSMHHVHYRKSNAFLDVPDINVQPPQRREDEDEESYRLRSFSLTSKGVVNRGDSFRRRRSRSNSLALNDTEVDTKSAQPAKKVISYTVGMLGARGVGKTALISQFMTSECINAYDRQRDDVPSEQSVFVMLNGEESELKFENITNLKTELDQIPEVDAFIIMYSVIDKASFQRVEEYLTQLHDRDLLRTHPVILVGNKVDLVRSRAVSIQDGKCIACTYRAKFIEISVGINHNVDDLLVGILNQIRLKSRYLESKGANSGSSENPNAHWYKSRGVIRASMKARQMLTWLFGKENSKFKNCENLHVL, from the exons ATGAACAGGGATACGGCTAAAAGTAGAAAAACACGATCTGCATCAATTTGTGCACCTGGATTTTCAAGTATGGAGCAAATGTTGTCCACCGGATCCACATCCGATATGAAAGGAAAGGATGAAAAGAAAGAACGTGAAGGAGATAGTGGAACAGGAACTCCAGACAGTGGAAGTACTCCCACACGACGACGACGCCCAGCTACGAGATCTCAAAGTGCTAGAGTATCTGGGGGTAGTAAGAGTATCCGACGTAAAGCTACTGCACAAG ctgctAATCATCACTATCAGCAGCAAcagcatcatcatcatcatcatcagcagTCACAGCATCAGCACGGGGGAGGTATGAAATCCCCTCATTGCAGCAGTGAACCGAGATTGACCGACAATGACGTAAGCCCAGGTCTTAGACGAAGGGGTAGCCGGCGAGGGCAGAGCATGCATCATGTGCATTACAGAAAAAGTAATGCTTTTTTGGATGTACCTGACATTAATGTTCAGCCTCCCCAGCGCCGGGAAGACGAAGACGAAGAAAGCTACAGATTGAGAAGTTTCAGTTTAACGAGCAAAG GCGTCGTGAACAGAGGCGATTCATTTCGAAGAAGACGATCGAGGTCTAATTCATTGGCTCTTAACGATACCGAAGTTGACACAAAATCTGCACAACCagcaaaaaaagttatttcttacaCGGTTGGCATGCTTGGAGCACGTGGAGTAGGAAAGACTGCACTCATTAGTCAGTTCATGACCAGCGAATGCATCAACGCTTATGATCGCCAAAGAG ATGATGTACCCAGTGAACAATCAGTTTTCGTCATGTTGAACGGTGAAGAGAGTGAATTGAAGTTCGAGAATATAACAAATTTAAAG ACCGAGTTGGACCAAATACCTGAAGTAGATGCTTTTATCATAATGTACTCTGTCATTGATAAAGCCTCTTTTCAACGAGTTGAAGAGTATTTAACTCAACTCCACGATCGGGATCTTCTACGCACTCATCCTGTTATTCTTGTGGGTAACAAGGTTGATCTTGTACGGTCAAGAGCGGTCTCAATACAAG ATGGAAAGTGCATCGCTTGTACCTATCGTGCCAAGTTTATAGAAATATCAGTAGGAATAAATCATAACGTCGACGACTTGCTCGTGGGTATTCTGAACCAGATACGCTTGAAAAGTCGTTATTTGGAGAGCAAGGGAGCAAATAGTGGCAGTAGTGAGAATCCTAATGCCCATTGGTATAAATCAAGAGGTGTCATTCGAGCAAGTATGAAAGCACGGCAAATGTTGACGTGGCTGTTTGGTAAAGAAAAcagtaaatttaaaaattgtgaaaatttacATGTGTTATGA
- the LOC135160399 gene encoding uncharacterized protein LOC135160399 isoform X2 codes for MNRDTAKSRKTRSASICAPGFSSMEQMLSTGSTSDMKGKDEKKEREGDSGTGTPDSGSTPTRRRRPATRSQSARVSGGSKSIRRKATAQAANHHYQQQQHHHHHHQQSQHQHGGGMKSPHCSSEPRLTDNDVSPGLRRRGSRRGQSMHHVHYRKSNAFLDVPDINVQPPQRREDEDEESYRLRSFSLTSKDDVPSEQSVFVMLNGEESELKFENITNLKTELDQIPEVDAFIIMYSVIDKASFQRVEEYLTQLHDRDLLRTHPVILVGNKVDLVRSRAVSIQDGKCIACTYRAKFIEISVGINHNVDDLLVGILNQIRLKSRYLESKGANSGSSENPNAHWYKSRGVIRASMKARQMLTWLFGKENSKFKNCENLHVL; via the exons ATGAACAGGGATACGGCTAAAAGTAGAAAAACACGATCTGCATCAATTTGTGCACCTGGATTTTCAAGTATGGAGCAAATGTTGTCCACCGGATCCACATCCGATATGAAAGGAAAGGATGAAAAGAAAGAACGTGAAGGAGATAGTGGAACAGGAACTCCAGACAGTGGAAGTACTCCCACACGACGACGACGCCCAGCTACGAGATCTCAAAGTGCTAGAGTATCTGGGGGTAGTAAGAGTATCCGACGTAAAGCTACTGCACAAG ctgctAATCATCACTATCAGCAGCAAcagcatcatcatcatcatcatcagcagTCACAGCATCAGCACGGGGGAGGTATGAAATCCCCTCATTGCAGCAGTGAACCGAGATTGACCGACAATGACGTAAGCCCAGGTCTTAGACGAAGGGGTAGCCGGCGAGGGCAGAGCATGCATCATGTGCATTACAGAAAAAGTAATGCTTTTTTGGATGTACCTGACATTAATGTTCAGCCTCCCCAGCGCCGGGAAGACGAAGACGAAGAAAGCTACAGATTGAGAAGTTTCAGTTTAACGAGCAAAG ATGATGTACCCAGTGAACAATCAGTTTTCGTCATGTTGAACGGTGAAGAGAGTGAATTGAAGTTCGAGAATATAACAAATTTAAAG ACCGAGTTGGACCAAATACCTGAAGTAGATGCTTTTATCATAATGTACTCTGTCATTGATAAAGCCTCTTTTCAACGAGTTGAAGAGTATTTAACTCAACTCCACGATCGGGATCTTCTACGCACTCATCCTGTTATTCTTGTGGGTAACAAGGTTGATCTTGTACGGTCAAGAGCGGTCTCAATACAAG ATGGAAAGTGCATCGCTTGTACCTATCGTGCCAAGTTTATAGAAATATCAGTAGGAATAAATCATAACGTCGACGACTTGCTCGTGGGTATTCTGAACCAGATACGCTTGAAAAGTCGTTATTTGGAGAGCAAGGGAGCAAATAGTGGCAGTAGTGAGAATCCTAATGCCCATTGGTATAAATCAAGAGGTGTCATTCGAGCAAGTATGAAAGCACGGCAAATGTTGACGTGGCTGTTTGGTAAAGAAAAcagtaaatttaaaaattgtgaaaatttacATGTGTTATGA
- the LOC135160620 gene encoding dynein axonemal light chain 1-like: MSVGKPTTCKDALRRWEEENGQEASSATEVVLSFQWPPIEKMDNSLSSLGKCEKLSLSTNIIEKISCLSALKNLKILSLGRNFIKGFTGLEALGETLEELWISYNCIEKMKGIQAMKNLRVLYMSNNQVREWNEFMRLQELTNLRELLFVGNPLCESFETEPWRAEIARRLPNLEKLEGEPIIHTEDNSSTQQPQPSGKYEIPVTNSAKPSDDVPT; this comes from the exons ATGTCCGTGGGGAAACCGACAACTTGTAAAGACGCTCTGCGACGATGGGAGGAAGAAAATGGACAAGAAGCTTCTTCAGCCACAGAAGTGGTTTTGAGCTTTCAGTGGCCACCAATCGAGAAAATGGATAATTCACTTTCAAGTCTAGGGAAGTGTGAGAAACTTTCATTATCAActaatattattgaaaaaatatcctgCTTAAGTGCACTGAAGAACTTGAAAATTCTATCCCTGGGACGGAATTTTATTAAGGGTTTCACGGGCTTAGAGGCCCTGGGGGAAACTTTGGAAGAACTGTGGATATCATACAATTGCATTGAGAAAATGAAAGGTATTCAGGCCATGAAGAATCTACGTGTTTTATATATGTCAAACAATCAAGTACGAGAATGGAACGAATTTATGAGGCTTCAAGAATTGACCAATTTGCGAGAATTATTATTCGTCGGAAATCCACTTTGTGAGAGTTTCGAG ACTGAGCCTTGGAGAGCAGAGATCGCTCGGAGGCTCCCGAATTTGGAAAAGCTTGAAGGAGAACCAATTATCCACACGGAAGATAATTCCTCCACCCAGCAACCTCAACCATCTGGGAAATATGAAATTCCCGTAACGAATTCTGCTAAACCCAGCGACGATGTTCCCACATAA